Proteins from a single region of Cytophagaceae bacterium:
- a CDS encoding dihydrofolate reductase, producing the protein MTVSIIVAVAKNKAIGKDNKLLWRLSEDLKNFKRITSGHAVIMGRKTFDSLGKPLPNRRNVVITRQKDLKIEVVEIVNSLESALELFEKTDEEIFILGGAEIYRLAGKYADKIYLTMVEVSPDADAFFDYEPYLSWNLISKTTFLKNEKNEYDFEVMEFSRK; encoded by the coding sequence ATGACGGTTTCGATAATAGTTGCGGTGGCAAAAAATAAAGCGATTGGAAAAGATAACAAATTACTTTGGCGACTTTCTGAAGACCTAAAGAACTTCAAAAGGATTACCTCAGGCCATGCCGTTATTATGGGCAGAAAAACTTTTGATTCTCTTGGAAAACCTCTTCCCAACCGCAGAAATGTCGTAATTACCAGACAAAAAGACTTAAAAATTGAAGTTGTAGAAATAGTAAATAGCCTGGAGTCAGCTTTAGAATTATTTGAAAAAACCGATGAAGAAATATTTATTTTGGGAGGAGCAGAAATATATCGTTTAGCCGGAAAATATGCCGACAAAATATATCTTACCATGGTTGAAGTTTCTCCTGATGCGGACGCATTTTTTGATTATGAACCATACCTTTCCTGGAATCTTATTTCCAAAACTACTTTTCTGAAAAATGAAAAGAATGAGTATGATTTTGAGGTAATGGAGTTTTCGAGAAAATAA
- a CDS encoding Gfo/Idh/MocA family oxidoreductase — protein MKKLFLLIYILINAFSVYSQKPVRMGIVGMTHDHVWQILNAPQHEGMELVGFAEPNKELALSYLKRANLPENLWFASLEEMIEKARPEAVCDFRSTIEHLETVQKCAPQKIHVMVEKPLAVNLKAAKEMEALAKKYGISLITNYETTWYASHHEAFELINTKDKIGEIRKVVIMDGHGGPKEIGCSETFLNWLTDPVKNGGGAIMDFGCYGADLMTWLMKGERPVSVSAIAQTNKPKIYPNVDDEATILVQYPKAQGIFQASWNWPFDRKDTEIYGQKGYIFANREPQMRVRSGERNASKEEVIVPKPLLNPRNDAFSYFAAVVRGNINPENDLGSLKVNMIAMEILDAAVKSSKTGKTVFLK, from the coding sequence ATGAAAAAACTATTTCTTCTGATTTATATCCTGATCAATGCATTTTCGGTTTATTCACAAAAGCCGGTCAGAATGGGTATTGTGGGTATGACCCATGATCATGTTTGGCAAATTCTGAATGCTCCGCAGCATGAAGGAATGGAATTGGTTGGTTTTGCCGAACCCAATAAAGAGTTGGCCTTGTCTTACCTAAAAAGAGCAAATTTGCCTGAAAATCTGTGGTTTGCTTCTCTGGAAGAAATGATTGAAAAGGCCAGACCAGAAGCAGTTTGTGATTTCAGAAGCACGATTGAGCATCTGGAAACAGTTCAGAAATGTGCTCCCCAAAAAATACATGTAATGGTGGAAAAACCTCTGGCTGTAAACCTGAAAGCCGCAAAAGAAATGGAAGCACTTGCAAAAAAATACGGGATTTCACTCATAACCAACTACGAAACCACCTGGTATGCAAGCCACCATGAGGCTTTTGAATTAATAAATACTAAGGATAAAATTGGAGAAATCAGAAAGGTAGTAATAATGGATGGGCACGGTGGACCAAAAGAAATCGGCTGTTCAGAAACTTTTTTGAACTGGCTTACCGACCCCGTAAAAAATGGAGGAGGTGCCATCATGGATTTTGGATGCTATGGAGCCGACCTCATGACCTGGCTGATGAAAGGCGAAAGGCCGGTTTCTGTTTCGGCTATTGCCCAGACCAACAAACCCAAAATTTATCCGAATGTTGACGATGAGGCCACTATTTTGGTCCAATACCCAAAAGCTCAGGGAATTTTTCAGGCTTCATGGAACTGGCCTTTTGACAGAAAAGATACTGAAATATATGGTCAAAAAGGTTACATATTTGCCAATCGTGAGCCACAAATGCGGGTGAGGTCAGGTGAAAGAAATGCTTCAAAAGAGGAGGTTATTGTACCAAAACCTTTGTTGAATCCCAGAAATGATGCTTTTAGTTATTTTGCCGCAGTGGTGAGAGGTAATATAAATCCTGAAAATGATTTAGGCTCTCTGAAAGTCAATATGATAGCGATGGAAATACTCGATGCAGCTGTAAAGTCTTCAAAAACAGGGAAAACGGTGTTCTTAAAATAA
- a CDS encoding PA0069 family radical SAM protein yields the protein MKGQGAISNVKSRFDKTETTAFWEEEWLDEEPSKQKTIIRPVYPKTIVNPVKSLDLPFVWSLNPYQGCEHGCSYCYARPTHEYWSLNSGIDFERHILYKPNAPELLEKHFQKKNLKVSPISISGNTDAYQPIEKGLKITRKLLEVFLKYKHPVTIITKNSLILRDLDLLIALNQERLIGVAISITTLNEDLRRRLEPRTSTAANRLKTIRILNENKIPVFGMMAPLIPSLNSHEIFDMAKALHENGALGMGYSVVRLNDAVEPIFMQWANKHYPDRAEKLLNQIRSLHEGNLGSRKFKERMRGSGHLADSIRQTAQLARGKFFPDFKYPELNTKVFCPPGQLNLFN from the coding sequence ATGAAAGGACAGGGAGCCATATCCAATGTAAAAAGCCGGTTTGATAAAACCGAAACCACCGCTTTTTGGGAAGAAGAATGGTTGGATGAAGAGCCCTCTAAACAAAAAACCATAATAAGGCCGGTTTACCCAAAAACCATTGTGAACCCAGTAAAAAGTCTTGATTTACCTTTTGTGTGGTCGCTAAACCCCTATCAGGGATGCGAACACGGTTGCAGTTATTGTTACGCTCGCCCAACCCACGAATACTGGTCGCTCAACTCAGGTATAGATTTTGAAAGACATATTCTTTACAAACCCAATGCCCCGGAACTGTTGGAAAAACATTTCCAGAAAAAAAATCTAAAAGTAAGCCCGATCTCAATTTCCGGGAATACAGATGCCTATCAGCCGATTGAAAAAGGCCTAAAAATAACCAGGAAACTATTGGAAGTATTTCTGAAATACAAACATCCGGTTACGATAATCACCAAAAATTCATTGATTTTAAGGGACTTAGATTTACTTATTGCTCTCAACCAAGAACGATTGATAGGCGTTGCAATTAGTATCACCACCCTGAATGAAGACCTCAGAAGAAGGCTGGAGCCCCGCACTTCAACCGCTGCTAATCGCCTGAAAACCATCAGGATATTGAATGAAAATAAGATTCCGGTATTTGGCATGATGGCTCCTCTGATACCGTCATTGAATAGCCATGAAATTTTTGATATGGCAAAGGCACTGCATGAAAATGGTGCCCTGGGGATGGGTTACAGCGTGGTAAGACTCAACGATGCAGTAGAGCCGATATTTATGCAATGGGCTAATAAACATTACCCCGACAGAGCCGAAAAATTATTAAACCAAATCAGGAGCCTGCATGAGGGAAATCTTGGAAGCAGAAAATTTAAAGAAAGAATGCGGGGAAGCGGGCATTTGGCTGACAGTATCAGACAAACCGCTCAACTGGCCAGAGGCAAATTTTTCCCGGATTTTAAATATCCTGAACTCAACACAAAAGTTTTTTGCCCGCCAGGACAATTGAATTTATTTAACTGA
- a CDS encoding aminotransferase class I/II-fold pyridoxal phosphate-dependent enzyme, producing the protein MNELDRRGFLKMSAISPMIFSGNNFAKGKSTNGAPPVNFNSDGLNLSPLHYTQLLLDIIEKKGIKDDYYSQKGVVAELEEKFARALGKESAIFMPTGTLANQVAIRTLCGTKQKALVQLESHIYNDSGDAVQTLSNINLIPLGGTNATFSLKEVQETLDRTKSGRVATQIGAISIESPVRRKTGQVFDFAEMRKITAFAHENGIKTHLDGARIYLASAYSGIGVKEYSSLFDTVYVSLYKYFNAASGAILAGEKSLIEPLFHVRRMFGSGLHQSWPFAAVALHYFDGFEERYAKSVKKSEAFLKRLSEKERFKVKRIENGTNISQIEISGTSAENFAQKLLKKNILLTPRNEKTINLLTNESILNLEMDELVESFEKAI; encoded by the coding sequence ATGAATGAATTGGACAGAAGGGGTTTCCTGAAAATGTCGGCCATTAGTCCGATGATATTTTCGGGAAATAATTTTGCAAAAGGGAAATCAACAAATGGTGCTCCACCAGTCAATTTCAATTCTGATGGTTTGAATCTTTCTCCGCTGCATTATACCCAGCTTTTGCTCGACATCATTGAAAAGAAAGGCATAAAAGATGATTATTATTCTCAAAAAGGAGTAGTTGCTGAGTTGGAAGAGAAATTTGCCCGGGCCCTGGGCAAAGAGTCAGCCATCTTTATGCCTACCGGAACCCTTGCCAACCAGGTAGCCATCAGGACGCTTTGTGGTACCAAACAAAAAGCCCTGGTGCAATTGGAAAGCCATATCTACAATGATTCCGGCGATGCGGTTCAGACACTGAGCAATATCAACCTTATTCCACTTGGCGGAACAAATGCCACTTTTTCACTAAAAGAAGTGCAGGAAACGCTTGATAGAACAAAATCAGGTAGAGTGGCAACCCAAATTGGGGCTATTTCGATAGAATCACCGGTCAGGCGTAAGACCGGTCAGGTTTTTGATTTTGCCGAAATGAGAAAAATTACTGCATTTGCACATGAAAATGGAATAAAAACCCATCTGGATGGAGCGAGAATATACCTGGCCTCGGCCTACTCGGGCATCGGTGTGAAAGAATATTCTTCACTTTTTGATACGGTGTACGTTTCACTTTACAAATATTTCAATGCCGCTTCAGGGGCAATACTCGCAGGTGAAAAATCACTGATCGAACCGCTTTTTCATGTCAGGAGAATGTTTGGCTCGGGCTTGCATCAGTCCTGGCCGTTTGCTGCTGTAGCTTTGCATTATTTTGATGGATTTGAAGAAAGATATGCAAAATCGGTTAAAAAAAGCGAGGCCTTTTTAAAGAGACTATCAGAAAAAGAGCGTTTTAAAGTAAAAAGAATTGAAAACGGTACTAATATTTCTCAGATTGAAATTTCAGGAACCTCTGCTGAGAATTTTGCCCAAAAACTTTTGAAAAAAAATATCCTGCTAACACCCAGAAATGAAAAAACCATAAATCTATTGACAAATGAGTCAATCCTTAACCTTGAGATGGATGAGTTGGTAGAAAGTTTTGAGAAGGCAATTTGA
- a CDS encoding Gfo/Idh/MocA family oxidoreductase: protein MKRRDFISSIGTVAAFSGVSNAAPFNIIKSLKNSPNDTIRIATIGMGIQGHYDTKAALKNPGVEFVAAADLYTGRLERVKADFGQNIFTTRDYREILNRKDIDAVLIATPDHWHDKITIDALNAGKHVYCEKPMVQAINEGHPVINAWKKSGKTMQVGSQRISGSVFQEAKKLIAAGEIGQVNYVESNNDRFSAIGAWNYSIPTDASPETVDWDTFLKDTAKMPFDANRFFRWRNYKNYGTGVAGDLFVHLITGVHYVMDSKGPNRIYASGGLRYWKEGRDVPDVMVAILDYPKSGNLDPFQMVLRVNFANAGAINNNTRIIGSEGQIDFGWDGLTLTKKKLPKAPGYGNYDSYFTFSEPQQKDFEKWYNEKYSEADRKGEPVKEIKIKGKEGEDEHANHFGNFFENIRKGSQETIEDPIFGFRAAAPVLACNDSYFQKKPISWDPVAMKLV, encoded by the coding sequence ATGAAAAGAAGAGACTTTATCAGCAGCATCGGAACGGTGGCGGCTTTTTCGGGAGTGAGTAATGCTGCTCCTTTTAATATTATCAAAAGCCTGAAAAACAGCCCAAATGATACCATCAGAATCGCAACCATCGGGATGGGAATACAGGGTCATTATGATACAAAAGCAGCACTTAAAAATCCCGGCGTAGAGTTTGTGGCTGCGGCTGATCTTTACACAGGCAGGCTTGAAAGAGTTAAAGCTGATTTTGGTCAAAATATTTTCACAACCCGTGATTACAGGGAAATATTAAACCGGAAAGATATCGATGCGGTTTTGATTGCTACTCCCGACCACTGGCATGACAAAATTACGATTGATGCCCTCAATGCAGGAAAGCATGTATATTGCGAAAAACCTATGGTTCAGGCCATCAATGAAGGTCACCCCGTAATCAATGCCTGGAAAAAATCGGGTAAAACTATGCAGGTCGGTAGCCAGAGGATTTCAGGAAGTGTTTTTCAGGAAGCAAAAAAACTGATTGCGGCCGGTGAAATAGGCCAGGTAAACTATGTGGAATCCAACAATGACCGTTTCAGTGCAATCGGAGCCTGGAATTATAGCATTCCTACCGATGCCTCGCCGGAAACAGTCGATTGGGATACTTTTTTGAAAGATACGGCCAAAATGCCTTTTGATGCCAACAGGTTTTTCCGATGGAGAAATTACAAAAATTATGGTACGGGTGTGGCAGGCGACCTATTTGTACATCTGATAACTGGTGTGCATTATGTGATGGACTCCAAAGGCCCCAACCGCATTTATGCTTCAGGGGGGTTAAGATACTGGAAAGAAGGCCGCGATGTGCCTGACGTGATGGTGGCTATTTTGGATTATCCCAAATCAGGCAACCTGGATCCCTTCCAGATGGTGCTAAGAGTAAACTTTGCCAATGCCGGAGCCATCAACAACAATACCCGCATCATCGGTTCAGAGGGGCAGATAGATTTTGGCTGGGATGGTCTTACACTTACCAAAAAGAAATTGCCTAAAGCTCCGGGCTATGGCAATTACGACAGCTATTTCACTTTTTCAGAACCTCAGCAAAAAGATTTTGAAAAATGGTATAATGAAAAATACTCAGAAGCAGACAGAAAAGGAGAACCGGTAAAAGAAATAAAAATCAAAGGCAAAGAAGGGGAAGACGAGCATGCCAATCACTTTGGTAATTTCTTTGAAAATATCAGAAAAGGTAGTCAGGAAACTATCGAAGACCCGATTTTCGGTTTCCGTGCTGCAGCACCGGTGCTGGCTTGCAATGATTCTTATTTCCAGAAAAAACCTATCAGCTGGGATCCTGTGGCGATGAAGTTGGTTTAA
- a CDS encoding SDR family oxidoreductase, with the protein MSKTAIITGGSKGIGLGVAEAMLKEGINVVITGRDIEALGRAEIQLNALSQGKTLVLEADVRNMADMKNVVASTLEKFGGVDYLIANAGVGHFANIIDLSEEQWNDTIDINLTGVFNSVKATLEALIKSQGYVITIASLAGTNFFANGSAYNASKFGLVGFSQAIMLDLRDKGIKVSTIMPGSVATFFNGHEPTGKDDWKIQPEDIGQIVVDLIKMPARTLPSKVEVRPSQTK; encoded by the coding sequence ATGAGTAAAACAGCAATAATAACCGGGGGATCGAAAGGAATTGGTCTCGGCGTAGCAGAAGCTATGCTAAAAGAGGGCATCAATGTAGTAATAACGGGACGAGATATAGAAGCATTGGGAAGGGCAGAAATCCAGCTTAATGCCCTTAGTCAGGGAAAAACTTTGGTGTTAGAAGCTGATGTCAGAAATATGGCAGATATGAAAAACGTAGTTGCCTCCACTCTGGAGAAATTTGGAGGAGTAGATTACCTTATTGCCAACGCCGGTGTTGGGCATTTTGCCAATATCATTGACCTGTCCGAAGAACAATGGAACGATACTATTGATATTAATCTAACCGGAGTTTTCAATAGCGTAAAGGCAACATTAGAAGCTTTGATTAAAAGTCAGGGATATGTCATCACCATTGCCAGCCTGGCTGGAACTAATTTCTTTGCCAATGGCTCGGCTTACAATGCCTCGAAATTTGGTTTGGTTGGCTTTTCACAGGCTATTATGCTCGACTTGAGAGACAAGGGCATAAAAGTGAGTACGATAATGCCGGGTTCGGTTGCAACTTTTTTCAACGGTCATGAACCCACCGGAAAAGACGACTGGAAGATTCAGCCGGAAGACATAGGCCAGATTGTAGTAGATCTGATCAAAATGCCGGCAAGAACATTGCCTTCAAAAGTAGAAGTGAGACCGTCGCAGACAAAATGA
- a CDS encoding DEAD/DEAH box helicase has protein sequence MQFNELNIHPDLLDAIEAMNFRQASAIQEQAIPVIMEGKDLLASAQTGTGKTAAFLIPLLDSIARDNNHHISVLILVPTRELAKQIDEQIEGLGYFVGANSLAIYGGGKGENWDQQRNALTEGADIIIATPGRLMAHMQSGKVKFDHLKCLVLDEADKMLDMGFMDDILYVIKHLPAKRQNLMFSATMPTKIRTFAHKILNNAVEINLAVSKPAEGIDQNFYLATDTQKIPLLVHLLKEKKDQTAIIFTSQKAKINLIIRALGKEKLKAMGVSSDIEQEQREETLRGFKNKNYNILVATDVLSRGIDINNLNLVVNFDVPRDPEDYIHRIGRTARAETTGVSMTFINEADQKKVLFIERLLEKEVEKQNITEALGLGKAPEFRATLRSGSPKPQNGGKKRFFKKKSPRPNS, from the coding sequence TTGCAATTCAACGAACTCAACATACACCCTGACCTTCTCGATGCCATCGAGGCCATGAATTTCAGACAAGCCTCCGCTATTCAGGAGCAAGCCATTCCGGTAATCATGGAAGGCAAGGACTTGCTGGCTTCGGCACAAACCGGTACTGGTAAAACTGCGGCATTTTTAATTCCGCTGCTTGACAGCATCGCCCGCGACAACAATCACCATATTTCGGTGTTGATACTGGTCCCAACCCGCGAGCTCGCCAAGCAAATCGACGAGCAAATCGAAGGGCTGGGATATTTTGTAGGAGCTAATAGTCTGGCAATATATGGAGGAGGAAAAGGTGAAAACTGGGATCAACAACGCAATGCCCTCACCGAAGGTGCCGATATCATTATAGCCACACCGGGAAGGTTGATGGCACACATGCAAAGTGGAAAGGTAAAATTTGACCACTTAAAATGTCTGGTACTCGACGAAGCCGACAAAATGCTGGATATGGGTTTTATGGATGATATACTATATGTAATCAAACATCTTCCTGCTAAACGTCAAAATCTGATGTTTTCGGCAACTATGCCCACTAAAATCAGGACATTTGCTCATAAAATCTTAAACAATGCGGTTGAAATTAACCTCGCTGTTTCAAAACCAGCAGAAGGAATTGACCAAAATTTCTATCTGGCTACTGACACGCAGAAAATTCCGCTTCTGGTGCACCTTCTGAAAGAAAAGAAAGATCAAACTGCCATCATATTTACTTCTCAAAAAGCAAAAATTAACCTGATAATCAGAGCATTGGGCAAAGAAAAACTCAAAGCTATGGGTGTCTCTTCTGATATTGAACAAGAGCAAAGAGAAGAGACTTTGAGAGGATTTAAAAATAAAAATTATAATATTCTGGTGGCAACCGATGTACTTTCTAGAGGAATTGACATCAACAATCTGAATTTGGTTGTCAACTTCGACGTACCTCGTGACCCGGAAGATTATATTCACCGAATAGGCCGTACCGCAAGAGCCGAGACCACCGGCGTTTCGATGACTTTTATCAATGAAGCCGACCAAAAAAAGGTGCTTTTTATTGAGCGTTTACTAGAAAAAGAAGTAGAAAAGCAAAATATCACTGAGGCCTTGGGACTTGGTAAAGCTCCTGAATTCAGAGCTACTTTGCGTTCAGGCTCGCCCAAACCACAAAATGGCGGAAAAAAGAGATTTTTCAAGAAAAAAAGCCCCAGGCCTAACTCATAA
- a CDS encoding phosphoenolpyruvate carboxylase: MTKQNLETLFTQEVHNKYLVFNTLFSRLPYDKMTNIGQLMPFLHDNAELGFEDGKTPKEIIDGFFERYTSIKTEKEKIDLLFRFITYIERQVVLFDSVEDSAFEKLRPLNNLGSVQAIVALAKQEGKIEEVKEKLRNFKVRMVFTAHPTQFYPNSVLRIIQDLEECIKINDINAIDSLLQQLGKTPFINELQPTPVEEAQSIIFFLRHVYYDALGMLHDKIYGDLMDNGENFKPIVELGFWPGGDRDGNPFVTAEITKKVSQELRTNILKCYYNHFKDIRRRFTFKGIIPMLEKINAKIYTNMFGLNNDLTADELLNDMLSVREKMVTNHKSMFIDEMDRFIHRIKLFGLHFASLDIRQDSSIHEKVMEAVNQKFKISEKNYADWTEAEKIDFLIHSDITINDDEFEDPLVNDTFKTIKAVAEIQEKNGEKACHRYIISNSTSACSVLEVLAMFRFCGISGKDLNVDIVPLFETIEGLDSASDSMDKLYRMPHYEQHLHHRLHFQTIMLGFSDGTKDGGYIKANWEIYKAKEKLTAISAQHGVNVIFFDGRGGPPARGGGKTHQFYASQGPTIANNEIQITIQGQTISSMYGSVPQAVFNFEQLLSAGVINDVFTDNKSLLDINEKKLIEELAELGGEKYLELKNHPLFVSYLENKSPLKYYGKTNIGSRPSKRSSGAKLKLSDLRAIPFVGSWSQLKQNVPGFFGFGTALQKKIDQGKLHELRSLFENSLYFKTLMQNSMMALSKTYFPLTSYMKNDLVYGEFWNILYEESQRSIQNMLLVSDQKELMETDPISMLSVNYREHIVLPLLAIQQYALQKLEETEDESEKMVFEKMVTRSLFGNINASRNSA, encoded by the coding sequence ATGACAAAACAAAACCTGGAAACGCTTTTTACTCAGGAAGTTCACAATAAGTATTTGGTATTCAATACTTTGTTTTCGAGACTTCCTTATGACAAAATGACCAATATCGGTCAACTAATGCCTTTTTTGCATGACAATGCCGAACTGGGCTTTGAAGACGGCAAAACACCAAAGGAAATCATAGATGGCTTCTTTGAAAGATATACATCTATAAAAACTGAGAAGGAAAAAATCGATTTGCTTTTCAGATTTATCACTTATATCGAGCGTCAGGTTGTACTTTTTGATAGTGTGGAAGATTCCGCTTTTGAGAAGCTCCGACCCTTAAACAATCTTGGTTCAGTCCAGGCCATTGTTGCTTTGGCAAAACAAGAAGGTAAAATCGAAGAGGTAAAAGAAAAACTTCGGAATTTTAAGGTCAGGATGGTTTTTACGGCCCACCCTACCCAGTTTTATCCCAACAGTGTGCTTCGAATCATTCAGGATTTGGAAGAATGTATCAAAATCAATGATATCAATGCTATTGATTCACTTTTACAGCAGTTGGGAAAAACTCCATTTATCAATGAATTGCAACCAACTCCGGTAGAAGAAGCCCAGAGTATCATTTTCTTTCTGAGACATGTATATTACGATGCCCTGGGAATGCTTCATGATAAAATTTATGGTGACCTGATGGACAACGGTGAGAATTTCAAGCCAATCGTTGAACTGGGTTTCTGGCCGGGAGGTGATCGTGATGGGAATCCTTTCGTAACAGCTGAAATTACAAAAAAAGTGTCTCAAGAGCTCAGAACTAATATTTTGAAATGCTATTATAATCATTTCAAAGATATCAGACGAAGGTTTACATTTAAGGGTATAATCCCGATGCTGGAAAAAATCAATGCAAAGATTTATACCAATATGTTTGGTCTTAACAATGACCTTACGGCCGATGAGCTGCTCAACGATATGCTCTCCGTAAGAGAAAAAATGGTGACCAACCATAAGTCAATGTTTATTGATGAAATGGATCGTTTTATTCATCGAATCAAACTTTTCGGGCTACATTTTGCCAGTCTGGATATAAGACAGGATAGTAGTATCCACGAAAAAGTGATGGAGGCTGTGAATCAGAAATTTAAAATTTCAGAGAAAAATTATGCTGATTGGACTGAAGCCGAAAAAATCGATTTTCTAATTCATTCTGATATTACCATAAATGACGATGAATTTGAAGATCCACTCGTAAATGATACTTTCAAAACGATTAAAGCTGTAGCTGAAATTCAAGAAAAAAATGGTGAAAAAGCTTGTCATCGTTACATAATTTCCAATTCTACTTCAGCTTGTTCGGTTTTAGAAGTATTGGCAATGTTTAGGTTCTGTGGAATATCCGGAAAGGATTTAAATGTGGATATTGTTCCCCTTTTTGAGACAATAGAAGGCCTAGACAGTGCAAGTGATTCTATGGACAAACTCTATCGGATGCCACATTATGAGCAACATTTGCACCATCGTCTGCATTTCCAGACGATTATGCTTGGTTTTTCTGATGGCACCAAAGATGGAGGCTATATCAAAGCCAACTGGGAAATATATAAAGCGAAGGAAAAATTGACAGCCATTTCGGCACAGCATGGCGTTAATGTAATTTTCTTTGATGGTCGCGGGGGGCCACCTGCACGTGGGGGTGGAAAAACACATCAGTTTTATGCATCGCAAGGGCCTACCATCGCAAACAATGAGATTCAGATTACGATTCAGGGGCAAACCATCTCATCGATGTATGGTTCGGTGCCGCAAGCGGTTTTCAACTTTGAGCAATTACTCTCTGCGGGGGTTATCAACGATGTATTTACCGATAACAAATCTTTGCTGGATATTAACGAGAAAAAACTCATAGAAGAATTGGCGGAGTTAGGTGGAGAGAAGTATCTGGAACTTAAAAACCATCCGCTTTTTGTTTCATATCTAGAAAATAAAAGTCCGCTGAAATATTATGGAAAAACCAATATTGGTTCAAGACCAAGTAAAAGAAGCTCGGGGGCTAAGCTCAAACTTTCGGATTTGAGAGCCATACCCTTTGTAGGTTCATGGAGTCAGTTGAAGCAAAATGTACCGGGATTTTTTGGTTTCGGAACTGCCCTGCAAAAGAAAATAGACCAGGGAAAACTGCATGAGTTGAGATCACTTTTTGAAAATTCATTGTATTTCAAAACCTTGATGCAAAACTCCATGATGGCCCTTTCGAAGACGTACTTCCCATTGACTTCATACATGAAAAATGACCTTGTTTACGGGGAGTTTTGGAATATTCTATATGAGGAAAGTCAACGCAGTATTCAAAATATGCTATTGGTTTCTGACCAAAAAGAGCTAATGGAAACCGACCCAATAAGCATGTTATCAGTAAATTACAGGGAACACATTGTGTTGCCACTTTTAGCAATTCAACAATATGCACTGCAAAAATTAGAAGAGACTGAAGATGAATCGGAGAAAATGGTTTTTGAGAAAATGGTAACCCGTTCTTTATTCGGAAATATTAATGCAAGTCGTAATTCGGCGTAA